A single window of uncultured Pseudodesulfovibrio sp. DNA harbors:
- a CDS encoding PLP-dependent aminotransferase family protein, protein MSEKFARRMETVHRSFIREILKVTADSEIISFAGGLPNPELFPVDAMDKASQEVFANIGASALQYSTTEGDAGLRAIIAQRYANRGLTVDPDSILVTTGSQQILDICAKVFLDKGDKVVIERPGYLGAIQAFSIFEPEFVTVSLEDDGPNLEELEATFKDGAKCFYAVPNFQNPSGVSYSLEKRKAVAELTDKYDVLFVEDDPYGELRFLGEDMPSVYSFSKKPGILCGSFSKIAAPGFRIGWVVAEKAVYDKLVIAKQASDLHTSTVAQAIMRRYLETNDIEAHVELIKERYGRQRACMVEMIEKYFPSDVSITRPEGGMFLWATMPEGFSSMDLFDAAIKDKVAFVPGRPFYVDGSGENTLRLNFSNADEARIEEGIKRLGLSIDSFLK, encoded by the coding sequence ATGTCAGAGAAATTCGCTCGGAGGATGGAGACGGTTCACCGTTCATTCATTCGAGAAATCTTGAAAGTTACTGCTGATTCCGAAATTATTTCATTTGCTGGTGGATTACCCAATCCTGAATTGTTTCCAGTGGACGCCATGGATAAAGCTTCACAGGAAGTTTTTGCCAATATAGGTGCTTCTGCCCTGCAGTATTCTACTACTGAGGGTGATGCCGGTTTGCGGGCTATTATTGCACAACGATATGCCAATCGTGGTTTAACGGTGGACCCGGATTCTATTCTTGTGACCACAGGGTCGCAGCAGATTCTAGATATTTGCGCCAAGGTTTTTCTGGATAAGGGTGATAAGGTTGTGATTGAGCGACCTGGTTACCTTGGGGCCATTCAGGCTTTTTCCATTTTTGAGCCAGAATTTGTGACCGTTTCTCTTGAAGACGATGGCCCAAATCTTGAAGAGTTGGAAGCGACCTTCAAGGATGGTGCAAAGTGTTTTTATGCTGTACCGAACTTTCAAAATCCATCAGGCGTGAGTTACAGCTTGGAAAAGCGTAAGGCTGTCGCTGAGTTGACTGATAAGTATGATGTTCTTTTTGTCGAAGATGATCCGTATGGTGAATTACGTTTCTTGGGTGAGGATATGCCAAGTGTGTACTCCTTCAGCAAGAAACCGGGTATATTGTGTGGGTCCTTTTCCAAGATAGCCGCACCAGGCTTCCGCATTGGTTGGGTGGTCGCAGAGAAGGCTGTTTACGACAAATTGGTCATCGCCAAACAAGCATCTGATCTGCACACATCCACTGTGGCGCAGGCCATCATGCGTCGGTATTTGGAAACCAACGACATCGAAGCTCATGTGGAACTCATCAAGGAACGGTATGGGCGTCAACGTGCGTGCATGGTCGAGATGATTGAAAAGTATTTTCCGAGTGATGTTTCCATTACTCGTCCTGAGGGTGGTATGTTCTTGTGGGCAACCATGCCTGAAGGTTTTTCAAGCATGGATCTTTTTGATGCGGCCATTAAAGATAAGGTTGCGTTTGTTCCAGGAAGGCCCTTTTATGTAGACGGGTCTGGTGAGAACACCCTGCGTCTCAACTTCTCCAACGCCGACGAAGCGCGGATTGAAGAAGGTATCAAACGGTTGGGTCTGAGCATTGACTCATTCTTGAAGTAA
- a CDS encoding oligopeptide/dipeptide ABC transporter ATP-binding protein yields MSAILEVRDIDKHFDISGSIIDQIKFSGGKFNRKQTLVKAVNNVTLDVQPGETLSVVGESGCGKSTLARTVMGLYRPNKGEIHYKGARIDNLSSHQMRPYRTKMQMVFQDPYASLNPRMTVRQILEEPVRFHNPDMSRAEIKDKVAEVMLQVGVDPVWATNYPHEFSGGQRQRISIARALVVDPEFIAADEPIAALDVSIQAQILNLLMDAQDQRGLTYLFISHDLSVVEHISSRVAVMYLGCVCELAPAKELFSNPRHPYTQALLSAIPKIGGTAGGHVKLSGDVPTPINLPTGCVFNGRCPHANERCMREIPKQEILANDVSVACHAVEEGRL; encoded by the coding sequence ATGAGTGCAATCCTTGAAGTCCGCGATATTGACAAGCATTTTGACATCTCCGGCTCCATCATCGATCAGATTAAATTCTCTGGCGGTAAATTTAACCGCAAGCAGACTTTGGTCAAAGCCGTGAACAACGTCACACTTGATGTTCAGCCCGGTGAAACTCTGAGTGTTGTCGGCGAGTCCGGCTGTGGCAAGTCCACATTGGCCCGAACAGTCATGGGACTCTACCGCCCCAACAAGGGAGAAATCCACTACAAAGGCGCACGAATCGACAATCTCAGTTCACACCAAATGCGCCCCTATCGCACTAAAATGCAGATGGTCTTTCAGGACCCATATGCATCTTTGAACCCTCGCATGACCGTCCGTCAAATTCTGGAAGAGCCAGTCAGGTTTCATAATCCGGACATGTCCCGCGCCGAGATTAAAGACAAAGTTGCAGAAGTCATGCTGCAAGTCGGCGTTGATCCGGTCTGGGCTACAAACTATCCGCATGAATTCTCTGGCGGCCAGCGCCAGCGCATATCCATTGCCCGTGCTTTAGTTGTTGACCCGGAATTCATCGCTGCAGACGAACCCATCGCCGCTCTTGACGTATCCATTCAGGCACAGATTCTGAACCTGCTCATGGATGCTCAGGATCAACGTGGTCTGACATACTTGTTCATCAGCCATGATTTAAGCGTGGTCGAGCACATCTCCAGCCGCGTGGCTGTTATGTATCTCGGCTGTGTCTGTGAACTGGCTCCGGCCAAGGAACTGTTCTCCAACCCGAGACACCCTTATACACAGGCTCTGCTCTCCGCCATTCCAAAAATCGGTGGCACCGCAGGTGGGCACGTAAAGTTGTCCGGCGATGTACCCACTCCTATCAACCTGCCCACAGGGTGTGTATTCAACGGCCGGTGTCCGCACGCCAATGAACGGTGTATGCGGGAAATACCCAAACAAGAAATTCTGGCAAACGACGTAAGTGTCGCCTGCCATGCTGTCGAAGAAGGTCGCCTCTAG
- a CDS encoding fumarate hydratase produces MREIQAADIVEAVATMCIKANTELPQDVRNKLEQAMAEETSSSAKEVLRQLLENADLSMETKLPLCQDCGLAVYYVEVGDDCKIVGGNLRDLINEGTRKGYDEGFLRKSACDPLTRANTGDGTPAVIHFDMVPGDKLKISYMAKGGGAENMSRVTMLAPAQGWEGIKKFVINRVAEAGPNPCPPTVIGIGIGGTFEHAAKIAKSSLLRELDDTHPDPRVAEMEKELEEAINGLGIGPMGLGGKTTVLGVKITLEPCHLASLPLAVNVQCHSQRHEEVVL; encoded by the coding sequence ATGAGAGAAATTCAGGCAGCGGACATTGTTGAAGCTGTGGCCACGATGTGTATCAAGGCCAACACGGAGCTTCCTCAGGACGTTCGTAACAAATTGGAGCAGGCCATGGCTGAAGAGACATCTTCTTCTGCCAAGGAAGTTCTGCGTCAATTGCTGGAAAATGCAGATCTGTCCATGGAGACTAAGTTGCCTCTGTGTCAGGACTGTGGTCTGGCTGTGTATTATGTTGAGGTGGGCGATGATTGTAAAATCGTCGGCGGCAATCTCCGTGACCTCATTAATGAGGGAACCCGTAAAGGATATGACGAAGGTTTTCTTCGCAAATCCGCTTGCGATCCGCTAACTCGTGCCAATACAGGCGACGGGACACCGGCTGTCATTCATTTTGACATGGTCCCCGGCGACAAATTGAAAATTTCCTACATGGCCAAAGGCGGCGGTGCAGAGAATATGTCTCGTGTCACCATGCTAGCCCCGGCTCAAGGGTGGGAAGGTATCAAGAAGTTTGTCATCAACAGGGTCGCGGAAGCTGGTCCCAATCCGTGTCCGCCTACTGTTATCGGCATTGGTATCGGCGGCACTTTTGAACACGCTGCCAAGATCGCGAAAAGTTCACTTCTGCGAGAATTGGATGACACGCATCCTGATCCGCGTGTTGCGGAAATGGAAAAGGAATTGGAAGAAGCCATCAACGGGCTTGGCATTGGTCCCATGGGCTTGGGCGGCAAGACGACCGTGCTTGGCGTCAAGATCACTTTGGAACCGTGCCATTTGGCGAGTTTGCCTCTGGCGGTCAATGTCCAGTGTCATTCCCAACGTCACGAGGAGGTCGTACTGTAA
- a CDS encoding ABC transporter ATP-binding protein: MEPLIDIKNLRVDFELRSGTVRAVRDVSLAINRGERLGIVGESGAGKSVLGFSLINLISKPGKISGGEIIFNGQDIAKFKYDQMREIRGNHISMIFQDPMMTLNPVLTIGTQMKETILAHMDVSEKEAEAICLDKLQKVYIPSPEKRLKQYPHEFSGGMRQRIVIAISLLTSPQLIIADEPTTALDVTIQAEIMDLLLELCKTENMGLILITHDLAVVSEVTQRIAVLYAGKVAELGDTDQIISNPQHPYTQGLLQALPQMAGGEQRLNQIPGMMPSLRDMPVGCPFEPRCTESMEKCKTKIPKLTTLENGTQVACFAREGGK; encoded by the coding sequence GTGGAACCTCTCATAGATATCAAGAACCTTCGTGTTGACTTCGAACTGCGCTCCGGCACTGTCCGGGCTGTACGCGATGTCAGCCTGGCTATCAATAGGGGCGAACGCCTCGGCATTGTGGGTGAATCCGGAGCAGGTAAATCAGTGCTCGGCTTTTCGCTCATCAATCTCATATCCAAACCCGGTAAGATCTCCGGCGGCGAAATCATTTTCAACGGACAGGATATCGCCAAATTCAAATACGACCAAATGCGTGAAATCAGGGGAAATCATATCTCCATGATTTTTCAGGACCCAATGATGACCCTCAATCCGGTGCTTACAATCGGCACCCAAATGAAGGAAACAATTCTGGCGCATATGGACGTTTCGGAAAAGGAAGCAGAAGCAATCTGTCTCGACAAATTGCAGAAAGTCTACATCCCGTCTCCGGAAAAACGGTTAAAACAATATCCACATGAATTCTCCGGCGGAATGCGTCAACGTATTGTCATCGCAATATCCTTGTTGACCAGTCCACAATTGATCATCGCCGATGAGCCAACTACTGCGTTGGATGTTACCATCCAGGCTGAAATCATGGATCTGCTGTTGGAACTCTGCAAAACAGAAAACATGGGCCTGATCTTGATCACTCACGACTTGGCCGTTGTTTCAGAGGTCACTCAACGCATAGCAGTACTCTATGCAGGCAAGGTCGCTGAACTTGGTGACACCGATCAAATTATCAGCAATCCACAGCATCCTTATACACAGGGTTTGCTTCAGGCTCTTCCGCAAATGGCAGGAGGAGAACAGCGACTCAACCAAATCCCTGGAATGATGCCGTCACTCCGTGACATGCCAGTCGGCTGTCCTTTCGAACCACGCTGTACCGAAAGCATGGAAAAATGTAAGACTAAAATTCCAAAGCTCACTACGCTTGAAAACGGAACACAAGTGGCTTGTTTCGCTCGCGAAGGAGGAAAGTAA
- a CDS encoding fumarate reductase iron-sulfur subunit encodes MSRLLKFNIFRYNPEDEQSAPHMQEFVLEETDSMTLFIALNRIREEQDSSLQFDFCCRAGICGSCGMVINGRPGLACHTKTKDLPGEITLLPLPVFKLVGDLSVDTGSWFREMYTKTESWIHTNKKFDPAALEERMDNKQAVDIYELERCVECGCCISACGTARLRDDFMGAAALNRVARFLIDPRDKRTENDYYEIIGNDMGIFGCMGLLACEDVCPKHLPLQNQLGFLRRKMGITSLKRIFKK; translated from the coding sequence ATGTCCAGATTACTGAAATTCAACATATTCCGGTATAATCCAGAGGATGAGCAGTCTGCGCCACATATGCAGGAGTTCGTGTTGGAAGAAACCGACTCCATGACGTTGTTTATTGCGCTCAATCGTATTCGTGAGGAGCAGGATTCGTCATTGCAGTTTGATTTCTGCTGTCGTGCCGGTATTTGTGGTTCCTGTGGCATGGTCATTAATGGCCGCCCTGGTTTGGCTTGTCATACCAAGACAAAAGATTTGCCCGGTGAGATCACCTTGTTGCCGCTGCCGGTCTTCAAGTTGGTTGGCGATTTGTCTGTGGATACAGGTTCTTGGTTCCGTGAGATGTATACCAAGACCGAGTCCTGGATACACACGAACAAGAAGTTTGATCCAGCCGCTCTTGAAGAACGGATGGATAACAAGCAGGCCGTGGATATCTACGAGTTGGAACGGTGTGTGGAATGTGGTTGCTGCATTTCTGCATGTGGTACGGCTCGTCTGCGAGACGATTTTATGGGAGCGGCTGCGTTGAATCGTGTTGCCCGTTTCCTTATCGATCCGCGTGATAAACGGACTGAAAATGATTATTATGAAATTATTGGTAATGACATGGGGATTTTTGGCTGCATGGGCCTTTTGGCTTGTGAAGACGTTTGTCCCAAACATTTACCGTTACAAAATCAGCTCGGCTTCCTTCGCAGGAAGATGGGTATCACTTCATTGAAAAGAATATTCAAGAAGTAG
- a CDS encoding Fe-S-containing hydro-lyase — protein sequence MAEYKLTTPLTDEDMVQLKAGDVVFLTGTIHSARDAAHKKLFDLLDAGKELPFELEGSAIYYVGPSPAPPGRPIGSAGPTTSYRMDTYAPRLHSLGMKASIGKGKRSDEVKDAMKEHKGVYFGATGGAGALLSNSIVESTVIAFEELGPEAIRAMKVKDFPLLVINDCHGGELYVKPKLDSVE from the coding sequence ATGGCTGAATATAAATTGACCACCCCGTTGACCGATGAAGATATGGTGCAGTTAAAGGCTGGAGATGTCGTTTTCCTGACTGGTACGATTCATTCCGCACGTGATGCGGCCCATAAAAAGTTGTTTGATTTGTTGGATGCAGGCAAGGAACTTCCGTTTGAACTGGAAGGTTCTGCCATTTATTATGTTGGTCCTTCTCCGGCCCCTCCGGGCCGTCCTATTGGTTCTGCTGGTCCTACCACCAGTTATCGAATGGACACCTATGCCCCGAGATTACATTCGCTTGGCATGAAAGCCTCCATCGGTAAGGGGAAACGTTCTGATGAAGTTAAAGATGCCATGAAAGAACACAAGGGTGTGTACTTTGGAGCTACTGGTGGAGCAGGAGCCTTGTTGTCTAATTCTATTGTGGAATCCACGGTGATTGCTTTTGAAGAACTCGGCCCAGAAGCTATTCGCGCAATGAAAGTGAAGGATTTTCCGTTGTTGGTTATTAACGACTGTCACGGCGGGGAATTGTATGTAAAACCCAAGCTTGACAGCGTAGAATAA
- a CDS encoding transporter substrate-binding domain-containing protein, with protein sequence MNYIQLILVCLFTSLIGFSSIAKAEHFLAMAAPYPPYSFSKGLQVEGISVTTLMTIMKRCGTPISNQEIKLAPWAYAYECAARTPQRIILNAVRTPKTEQLYKWVGPIATSKVVLIGRKTDHFLINTKSDLKGLRIATVRWSRPEKALLAGGIKANRLHRSPAHVQALRQLSNGEVDLFAFTEKGAPYLMDGLGMIQSDYTICYTFDEQPLYFAFSKDTDDSLISRLNKELKDLKATGVNGQSQFDKLLAHWK encoded by the coding sequence ATGAATTACATCCAGCTTATTCTCGTATGCCTCTTCACTTCCTTGATAGGATTCAGTTCTATCGCCAAGGCTGAACATTTTCTAGCGATGGCGGCCCCGTACCCCCCGTATAGCTTCAGTAAGGGATTGCAAGTTGAAGGGATATCCGTCACCACGTTAATGACCATCATGAAACGATGCGGCACCCCTATCAGCAATCAGGAAATAAAGCTGGCCCCATGGGCTTATGCCTATGAATGTGCAGCACGCACACCACAAAGAATTATACTCAATGCAGTTCGCACCCCCAAAACGGAACAGCTCTATAAATGGGTCGGCCCCATCGCAACAAGCAAAGTCGTACTCATAGGTCGAAAGACAGACCATTTTTTGATAAACACAAAATCCGATCTCAAAGGACTTCGCATAGCTACCGTACGATGGAGCCGACCGGAAAAAGCTTTACTGGCTGGCGGTATAAAAGCAAACAGGCTCCACCGCAGCCCTGCTCATGTTCAGGCTCTTCGCCAATTAAGCAATGGAGAAGTGGACCTTTTTGCCTTTACGGAAAAAGGTGCCCCATATTTAATGGATGGACTGGGGATGATTCAAAGCGACTACACAATCTGCTATACCTTCGATGAGCAACCGCTCTACTTCGCCTTCAGCAAAGATACGGATGACAGCCTCATCTCTCGACTGAATAAAGAACTTAAAGACCTCAAGGCAACAGGAGTCAATGGCCAGAGTCAATTTGACAAGCTTTTGGCTCACTGGAAGTAG
- a CDS encoding methyl-accepting chemotaxis protein — translation MKIRSKFILSIIIPVILSVAIVSIAVSLQFTGTVTNLFEESSKGQLQRIDGLVNQFLKSPANVTRYVASLPSVKNGVGDWTKFYEIPGKPFAERPDMNPQEKQACQTFNQLLKSHPEFAYVQAGLKDGGYAVAPNEQLPEKYDPRRRPWYKQCISSPDETTLLKAYKTTEGAPNISMVTKIRAADNQVIGVASVDLSLSTVSKIASEIKIGKTGYVMIVQGDGTILADPRYKNHLFQKINDLPEAYVSMDKTSEGIIEDLDIEGNSMYASVFVSPKTGWKFIALIEESEIVAASNSAIFQTLIIGLVIALIFALFGWRMAQSMTTPILRNGKFARKITSGDLTADLSSNGKDEVSNLANNLGMMGKKLRQIVGEIRTTVEGVTTGADELSTTSETLSQGATQQAANVEEVASSMEEMVANICQNAENAKETEQIALRSASDAERGGQSVAQTLKAMHEIADKISVVEEIARQTNLLALNAAIEAARAGEHGKGFAVVAAEVRKLAERSGLAAAEISELSSSSVRVAEEAGEMLNQMVPDIKHTAQLVQTIAAASEEQQSGAEGVNTAIHQLDNVIQQIASASEEMSSTSSELAGQVDHLKNTVAFFNTGNTSTSTHQSSVTITKTAPSAIQTDTNQYSSIALEMDDQNGFEKF, via the coding sequence ATGAAAATTCGGTCAAAATTCATTCTATCTATTATCATCCCTGTCATACTGTCAGTGGCTATCGTTTCCATTGCGGTTTCCCTTCAGTTCACAGGCACAGTCACAAACCTGTTTGAAGAATCATCCAAAGGTCAGCTTCAACGCATAGACGGATTGGTAAATCAATTCCTCAAAAGTCCAGCCAACGTCACCAGATATGTTGCGTCCCTACCATCCGTTAAAAATGGTGTTGGAGATTGGACTAAATTCTACGAAATACCGGGAAAACCTTTTGCCGAAAGGCCCGATATGAATCCACAGGAAAAACAGGCATGCCAAACTTTCAACCAACTTCTCAAAAGTCACCCCGAATTTGCATATGTTCAAGCGGGACTGAAAGATGGTGGATATGCAGTTGCTCCCAACGAACAGCTCCCTGAAAAATATGATCCACGGAGACGTCCATGGTATAAGCAATGCATTTCGTCCCCTGATGAAACGACTCTCTTAAAAGCATACAAGACCACGGAAGGAGCACCCAATATCAGTATGGTCACGAAAATCAGAGCTGCCGACAATCAGGTGATTGGCGTTGCCTCCGTTGACCTTTCACTCTCGACCGTGTCTAAAATTGCTTCGGAAATCAAAATTGGAAAAACCGGATATGTCATGATCGTGCAAGGGGACGGGACAATTCTTGCCGACCCTCGATACAAAAATCATTTATTTCAAAAAATAAATGATTTGCCCGAAGCATATGTTTCAATGGACAAAACATCAGAAGGCATCATCGAGGACCTGGATATCGAAGGAAATTCAATGTACGCGAGCGTATTTGTTTCTCCTAAAACAGGCTGGAAGTTCATTGCCCTTATTGAAGAAAGTGAAATTGTGGCTGCATCGAATTCAGCCATATTCCAAACCCTGATAATCGGTCTTGTTATCGCCCTTATATTCGCACTGTTTGGATGGAGAATGGCTCAGTCGATGACTACCCCAATTCTAAGAAACGGTAAGTTTGCCAGAAAAATTACATCTGGAGATCTTACGGCAGATCTCAGTTCCAACGGAAAGGATGAAGTTTCCAATCTAGCCAACAACCTTGGCATGATGGGCAAAAAACTGCGCCAAATTGTCGGTGAAATCAGAACAACCGTTGAAGGAGTCACAACTGGTGCGGACGAACTCTCCACCACTTCCGAGACGCTCTCTCAAGGGGCAACTCAACAGGCAGCTAATGTTGAAGAAGTTGCTTCATCCATGGAAGAAATGGTCGCAAACATCTGCCAAAACGCCGAGAACGCCAAGGAAACAGAACAAATTGCTCTCCGTTCCGCTTCTGACGCCGAACGCGGTGGGCAGTCTGTTGCTCAAACGCTTAAGGCAATGCACGAAATAGCAGACAAAATATCTGTAGTTGAAGAAATCGCACGGCAAACCAACTTGTTAGCACTGAATGCAGCAATTGAGGCAGCACGGGCTGGTGAACACGGTAAAGGCTTTGCGGTTGTCGCTGCCGAAGTTCGAAAACTGGCTGAACGTTCGGGGCTGGCCGCAGCCGAAATCAGTGAATTATCTTCGTCAAGTGTACGGGTTGCTGAAGAAGCTGGTGAAATGCTCAATCAAATGGTGCCGGACATTAAACATACAGCTCAATTGGTTCAGACTATTGCTGCAGCTAGTGAAGAGCAACAATCTGGCGCTGAAGGCGTAAATACGGCCATCCATCAACTCGACAATGTCATCCAACAAATAGCCTCCGCTTCGGAAGAAATGTCATCAACATCTTCCGAATTGGCAGGACAAGTCGACCATCTCAAAAACACTGTGGCCTTTTTCAACACTGGTAACACCAGTACATCAACTCACCAATCCTCAGTAACGATCACAAAAACGGCACCCTCTGCTATTCAAACAGACACAAACCAATATTCAAGCATTGCGCTTGAAATGGATGATCAAAACGGATTCGAAAAATTCTAA
- a CDS encoding ABC transporter permease, whose protein sequence is MRSKWQRFKESYMLYNFLRDPVALISFIILAVLFISAFAAPIIAPHDPYNSTTIDIMDAQIPPAWEDGGGTKFLLGTDAQGRDILSTMLYGMRVSIIIGVGAVCLQAFLGIVVGLLSGYIKRLDNILMRIADVQLSFSTYMVAIFIGAIVQTAFGVAGYDKVAVPLIIVIIGLAEWPQYARTVRASVLAERRKEYVEAARVIGLSKVRIMWRHILPNTLSPVLVISTVQVANAIMSEAALSFLGLGMPVNKPSLGSLITAGFEYIFSGSWWITIFPGILLVTLILVINLLGDWVRDFLNPKLYKG, encoded by the coding sequence ATGCGATCCAAATGGCAAAGATTCAAAGAATCATACATGCTCTATAACTTCCTCCGGGATCCTGTTGCTCTCATCAGCTTCATTATTCTGGCGGTCTTATTCATCTCGGCATTTGCTGCCCCCATTATTGCACCACACGATCCATACAATTCGACCACAATCGACATCATGGACGCCCAGATTCCTCCCGCATGGGAAGACGGTGGTGGTACCAAATTCCTCCTCGGAACCGATGCTCAAGGCCGCGACATTCTGTCCACCATGCTTTATGGCATGCGTGTATCCATCATTATTGGTGTCGGCGCAGTATGTCTTCAGGCCTTCCTCGGTATCGTGGTTGGCCTCCTCTCCGGCTATATCAAACGACTCGATAACATTCTCATGCGAATAGCCGATGTGCAGCTCTCATTTTCAACATATATGGTCGCCATTTTCATTGGTGCCATTGTCCAGACTGCATTCGGTGTAGCCGGTTATGATAAAGTTGCTGTACCACTGATCATTGTCATCATCGGTTTAGCAGAATGGCCTCAGTACGCCCGTACTGTTCGCGCCTCAGTTCTTGCTGAACGCCGTAAGGAATACGTGGAAGCAGCCCGAGTTATCGGCTTGTCAAAAGTCCGCATCATGTGGCGACACATTCTGCCGAACACGCTTTCTCCTGTACTGGTTATCTCAACAGTTCAAGTGGCAAACGCTATCATGTCCGAGGCAGCTCTTTCCTTCCTCGGACTCGGCATGCCCGTAAATAAGCCTTCTTTGGGATCGCTGATCACAGCCGGATTTGAATACATATTCTCTGGCTCCTGGTGGATTACCATCTTCCCCGGCATCCTGCTCGTTACCCTGATTCTTGTCATCAACCTGCTTGGTGACTGGGTCCGGGATTTCCTCAACCCCAAACTGTACAAGGGGTAA
- a CDS encoding FAD-dependent oxidoreductase, translated as MSQHIVVIGGVALGPKAACRFKRLEPESTVTMIDQSSLISYGGCGIPYYVSGDVSDAIELSQTSFHMVRDPKFFKEVKGIDVQILTKATRIDREKKCVEVENMTTGEKACINYDKLVIATGASPRTLNLPGDDLKGVNYVCNPHDAMCIRESISKGEVSNAVIIGAGFIGLEMAEAFADMWGVETSVVEITDQIMPRLVSPALATMGQKHMEEGGVNFYFGETVTAIEGENGKVTRVVTNKRTLDAEAVIIAAGVVPNSDIAKEAGLNVHERGGVFVDEFMRTNDPDIYAGGDCCLVKNLLTDQPAFLPLGSMANRQGRIIGSNLAGSESKFDGVIGSFVVKLFETSMAGTGMSLETAKAAGFDAISVLLIQLDRAHFYPTKELMTLELVVEKSTRRVLGVQGFGSSGDAMVGRINTVAAILKSKPTIDDISNLEVAYSPPFAAAMDILNTLANLADNALRGINRGVGPDGFKELWDNRESSECFFLDCRENPDAQPVIDRHPGQWHNVPQGEIYNRLDEIPTDKPIVLICNTGARSYEAQIMLDAKGYKDVTNIHGGMASIKKYGVDV; from the coding sequence ATGTCTCAGCATATTGTTGTTATTGGCGGCGTGGCCCTTGGGCCCAAGGCCGCCTGCCGTTTCAAGCGGCTTGAACCGGAATCCACGGTGACCATGATCGATCAGAGTTCGCTCATCTCCTACGGGGGATGTGGTATTCCGTATTATGTCTCCGGCGATGTGTCCGATGCGATAGAGTTGTCTCAGACCAGCTTTCATATGGTACGTGATCCCAAGTTCTTCAAGGAAGTAAAAGGGATTGACGTTCAGATTTTGACCAAGGCTACGCGTATTGATCGCGAGAAGAAATGTGTTGAAGTTGAGAATATGACGACCGGTGAGAAGGCGTGCATCAACTATGATAAGTTGGTTATTGCTACCGGCGCCTCTCCTCGCACATTGAATTTGCCCGGTGATGATCTTAAAGGCGTTAATTACGTTTGTAATCCGCATGATGCTATGTGTATTCGAGAGTCGATTTCCAAGGGTGAAGTCAGTAACGCCGTTATTATTGGTGCCGGATTTATCGGTCTGGAAATGGCTGAGGCTTTTGCTGATATGTGGGGCGTGGAAACGTCTGTTGTGGAGATCACTGATCAAATTATGCCGCGTCTCGTCAGCCCCGCCTTGGCGACCATGGGCCAGAAGCATATGGAAGAGGGCGGTGTGAATTTCTACTTCGGTGAGACCGTCACGGCTATCGAAGGTGAAAATGGCAAGGTCACTCGTGTTGTAACTAACAAACGGACCCTTGATGCCGAGGCCGTGATTATCGCTGCGGGCGTTGTCCCGAATTCCGATATCGCCAAGGAAGCCGGTCTGAACGTGCACGAGCGCGGTGGTGTTTTCGTTGATGAATTCATGCGCACCAATGACCCGGATATTTACGCTGGCGGTGACTGCTGCCTTGTTAAAAATCTTCTCACAGATCAGCCTGCGTTTTTGCCGCTTGGGTCCATGGCGAATCGTCAGGGACGCATTATCGGTTCCAACTTGGCTGGAAGTGAGAGTAAGTTTGACGGTGTGATTGGTTCTTTTGTGGTCAAGTTGTTTGAGACATCCATGGCCGGAACCGGCATGAGTCTCGAAACCGCCAAGGCTGCCGGATTCGATGCTATCAGTGTCCTGCTTATTCAACTTGACCGTGCGCATTTTTATCCAACCAAAGAGCTTATGACCCTTGAGTTGGTTGTTGAAAAATCGACGCGCCGTGTGCTCGGCGTGCAGGGCTTTGGTAGTTCCGGTGATGCCATGGTTGGACGTATCAATACTGTGGCTGCTATTCTTAAATCCAAGCCGACTATTGATGATATCTCCAATCTTGAAGTTGCTTACTCCCCGCCGTTCGCGGCTGCCATGGATATCCTCAACACTTTGGCAAACCTTGCGGACAACGCGTTGCGCGGCATTAACCGTGGCGTTGGCCCTGATGGTTTCAAGGAGTTGTGGGATAACCGTGAATCAAGTGAGTGTTTCTTCCTTGATTGTCGTGAAAATCCTGATGCTCAACCGGTTATAGATCGTCATCCCGGCCAGTGGCATAACGTGCCCCAAGGTGAAATCTACAATCGTTTGGATGAGATCCCTACGGACAAGCCTATTGTGCTTATTTGTAATACCGGAGCACGATCTTATGAAGCGCAAATTATGCTCGACGCCAAAGGCTATAAGGATGTCACCAACATCCATGGTGGTATGGCTTCTATCAAAAAGTATGGAGTAGACGTGTAG